A stretch of Homo sapiens chromosome 12, GRCh38.p14 Primary Assembly DNA encodes these proteins:
- the NEUROD4 gene encoding neurogenic differentiation factor 4, whose product MSKTFVKSKEMGELVNTPSWMDKGLGSQNEVKEEESRPGTYGMLSSLTEEHDSIEEEEEEEEDGEKPKRRGPKKKKMTKARLERFRARRVKANARERTRMHGLNDALDNLRRVMPCYSKTQKLSKIETLRLARNYIWALSEVLETGQTPEGKGFVEMLCKGLSQPTSNLVAGCLQLGPQSVLLEKHEDKSPICDSAISVHNFNYQSPGLPSPPYGHMETHLLHLKPQVFKSLGESSFGSHLPDCSTPPYEGPLTPPLSISGNFSLKQDGSPDLEKSYSFMPHYPSSSLSSGHVHSTPFQAGTPRYDVPIDMSYDSYPHHGIGTQLNTVFTE is encoded by the coding sequence ATGTCAAAAACTTTTGTAAAATCCAAGGAGATGGGAGAGCTAGTCAACACACCATCCTGGATGGATAAAGGTCTGGGCTCCCAAAATGaggtgaaggaggaagagagcagaCCAGGTACTTATGGGATGCTCAGCAGCTTAACTGAAGAGCATGACAGTattgaggaagaagaagaagaggaagaagatggggagaaacctaAGAGAAGGGGTCCCAAGAAAAAGAAGATGACCAAAGCTCGCCTTGAGAGATTCAGGGCTCGAAGAGTCAAGGCTAATGCCAGAGAACGGACCCGGATGCATGGCCTGAATGACGCCCTGGATAACCTGAGGCGAGTCATGCCATGCTACTCTAAAACCCAAAAACTTTCCAAGATAGAGACTCTTAGACTGGCCAGGAACTATATTTGGGCTTTATCTGAAGTCCTGGAGACTGGCCAGACACCTGAAGGGAAAGGCTTTGTGGAGATGCTGTGTAAAGGGCTCTCTCAGCCCACAAGCAACCTGGTGGCTGGATGTCTCCAACTGGGCCCTCAGTCTGTCCTCCTGGAGAAGCACGAGGATAAATCTCCTATTTGTGACTCTGCCATCTCTGTCCACAACTTCAACTATCAGTCTCCGGGGCTTCCTAGCCCTCCTTATGGTCATATGGAAACACATCTCCTTCATCTCAAGCCCCAAGTATTCAAGAGTTTGGGAGAATCGTCCTTTGGGAGCCATCTGCCTGACTGCAGTACACCCCCTTATGAGGGCCCACTCACTCCACCCCTGAGCATCAGTGGGAACTTCTCCTTGAAGCAAGATGGGTCTCCTGACCTAGAAAAATCCTACAGCTTCATGCCACATTACCCTTCTTCAAGTCTAAGCTCAGGGCATGTGCATTCAACTCCTTTTCAGGCTGGTACCCCCCGTTATGATGTTCCTATAGACATGTCCTATGATTCCTACCCCCATCATGGTATTGGGACCCAACTCAATACAGTCTTCACTGAGTGA